A genome region from Anopheles stephensi strain Indian chromosome 2, UCI_ANSTEP_V1.0, whole genome shotgun sequence includes the following:
- the LOC118504412 gene encoding probable cytochrome P450 6a14 isoform X2 yields MAVWLLLLLGVVSLLYYYVRRRYSYWTDKGIPHLEPTLPLGNLKGVGSTRSFAELLDEAYGRYLGKSPVIGMYFLASPILVVTDLDLAKQILVKDFHRFHDRGMYVNERDDPLSGHLFSIGGERWRYLRNKLSPTFTSGKIKSMFTTIREIGDEFLAAFDKYIDRDEPIDIKLLCQCFTCDVVGSCAFGLQCNSLKNEGSKLLEIGDKVFRQNPLRMIYSVAVGIFPRISRALRLPVLPGEVSSFFMPVVRSTVEHRERNAIERPDFLNLLIQLKNKGTVEEHEAAEGLEKLTLDEVAAQAFVFFFAGFETSSTTLSFALFELANNPAIQERVRAEVLEKLKLHDGQITYDALKEMTYLDQVINETLRMYPPVPQLIRVSTQPYSVEAANVTLDRDTMLMVPIYAIHHDATLYPDPERFDPDRFAPDAVHSRHTHAFLPFGDGPRNCIGMRFGLLEVKFGIVQMISKLQFTVSSRMQLPIRMSKSASILEAEGGIWLNATKL; encoded by the exons ATGgcggtgtggttgttgttgctgctcggTGTAGTATCGCTGCTGTATTATTACGTGCGGCGTCGTTACAGTTACTGGACAGATAAGGGCATACCGCATCTGGAACCAACCCTACCGCTTGGTAATTTGAAAGGTGTCGGAAGTACGCGAAGCTTTGCCGAATTGCTCGATGAAGCGTATGGACGATATCTGGGCAAATCACCCGTTATTGGGATGTACTTCCTTGCCAGCCCCATACTGGTAGTGACCGATCTGGACCTTGCAAAGCAGATACTGGTGAAAGACTTCCATCGTTTCCACGATCGCGGAATGTACGTAAACGAGCGGGACGATCCCCTGTCCGGACATCTGTTTTCGATCGGTGGTGAACGGTGGCGCTATTTGCGCAACAAACTCAGCCCCACCTTCACGTCCGGCAAGATTAAATCGATGTTCACTACGATTCGCGAGATTGGTGACGAGTTTTTGGCCGCGTTCGATAAGTATATCGATCGGGACGAACCGATCGATATAAAGCTACTGTGCCAGTGTTTTACGTGCGATGTGGTGGGCTCGTGTGCGTTTGGATTGCAGTGCAACTCGCTGAAAAACGAAGGATCAAAGCTGCTGGAGATCGGTGACAAGGTGTTCCGGCAGAATCCCTTGCGTATGATTTATTCGGTTGCGGTTGGAATATTTCCACGCATTTCGAGAGCACTCCGATTGCCGGTGCTCCCTGGTGAAGTTTCCTCATTCTTCATGCCAGTGGTTCGATCAACGGTGGAACACAGAGAACGCAACGCAATCGAGCGTCCCGATTTCCTCAATCTGTTGATACAACTCAAAAACAAAGGCACGGTTGAGGAGCACGAAGCTGCAGAAGGGCTGGAAAAGCTAACGCTGGACGAGGTAGCGGCTCAggcgtttgtgtttttcttcgccgGTTTCGAGACCTCCTCGACAACGCTCTCGTTCGCACTGTTCGAGCTGGCCAACAATCCAGCGATTCAGGAGCGGGTGCGTGCCGAAGTGTTGGAAAAGCTTAAGCTTCACGACGGCCAGATTACGTACGACGCACTCAAGGAGATGACGTACCTTGATCAGGTCATCAATG AGACTCTCCGCATGTATCCACCGGTGCCGCAATTGATACGCGTCTCAACGCAACCGTACTCGGTGGAGGCAGCAAATGTGACGCTCGACCGAGACACGATGCTGATGGTGCCGATATACGCGATACATCACGATGCAACCCTCTATCCCGACCCGGAACGTTTCGATCCGGACCGGTTTGCACCGGATGCAGTACACTCGAGACACACTCACGCCTTTCTGCCGTTCGGTGACGGGCCACGAAATTGCATCGGTATGCGTTTCGGTTTGCTCGAGGTAAAGTTTGGCATTGTGCAGATGATAAGCAAGCTGCAGTTTACCGTCAGCTCGCGTATGCAGTTACCGATTAGAATGTCCAAATCGGCATCCATCCTGGAGGCCGAAGGTGGTATCTGGTTGAATGCAACCAAGCTGTAA
- the LOC118504412 gene encoding cytochrome P450 6a22-like isoform X1: MAYVSVVLYLVLPALALLYYYVKQHYRYWATRNIPQLDASFPVGNMKGVGSKLHFNDVMGAAYDKGKAKSAPLVGLYFMLKPVLIVTDLDMVKRILVKDFNSFHDRGLYVNERDDPLSGHLFALDGERWRYLRNKLSPTFTSGKIKLMFTTIREIGDEFLASVTRYVDREEPIDVKLLSQCFTCDVVGSCAFGLQCNSLKNEGSKLLEIGDKVFKPPAWRNMLTFLLISCKDVAKRLRLAVLPSEVTAFFMPLVTDTVRDREQNSIVRPDFLNLLIQLKNKGTVEDDSTEGLEKLTLDEVAAQAFVFFFAGFETSSTTLSFALFELANNPAIQERVRAEVLEKLKLHDGQITYDALKEMTYLDQVINETLRMYPPVPQLIRVSTQPYSVEAANVTLDRDTMLMVPIYAIHHDATLYPDPERFDPDRFAPDAVHSRHTHAFLPFGDGPRNCIGMRFGLLEVKFGIVQMISKLQFTVSSRMQLPIRMSKSASILEAEGGIWLNATKL; this comes from the exons ATGGCTTACGTCAGTGTGGTGCTATATTTGGTGTTGCCGGCGCTTGCCCTGCTGTACTACTATGTGAAGCAACACTACCGATATTGGGCAACTCGAAACATTCCGCAGCTGGACGCATCGTTCCCGGTCGGTAATATGAAAGGCGTTGGCTCCAAGCTACACTTTAACGATGTGATGGGTGCAGCGTACGACAAGGGCAAGGCAAAATCGGCACCACTCGTCGGATTATATTTCATGCTCAAGCCCGTACTGATCGTCACCGATCTGGACATGGTGAAACGCATTCTGGTTAAAGACTTTAACAGCTTCCACGATCGTGGTCTGTACGTTAATGAGCGGGACGACCCCCTGTCCGGACATCTGTTCGCATTGGACGGTGAACGGTGGCGGTATCTGCGCAACAAACTCAGCCCTACCTTCACGTCCGGCAAGATCAAGCTCATGTTCACTACGATTCGCGAGATAGGTGATGAGTTTTtggcctcggtaactcgataCGTCGATCGGGAAGAACCGATTGATGTGAAACTGTTGTCCCAATGCTTCACGTGCGATGTGGTCGGATCGTGTGCGTTTGGATTGCAGTGCAACTCGCTGAAAAACGAAGGCTCGAAGCTGCTCGAAATTGGAGATAAAGTGTTTAAACCACCGGCTTGGCGTAATATGCTTACGTTTTTGCTTATTTCGTGCAAGGATGTGGCGAAACGGTTACGACTGGCCGTACTGCCATCGGAGGTGACAGCATTCTTCATGCCACTAGTGACTGACACGGTTAGGGATCGGGAACAGAACTCGATTGTTAGGCCCGATTTCCTCAATCTGTTGATACAACTCAAAAACAAGGGCACGGTCGAGGACGATTCCACTGAGGGGCTGGAAAAGCTAACGCTGGACGAGGTTGCTGCCCAagcgtttgtgtttttcttcgccgGTTTCGAGACCTCCTCGACGACACTCTCGTTCGCACTGTTCGAGCTGGCCAACAATCCAGCGATTCAGGAGCGGGTGCGTGCCGAAGTGTTGGAAAAGCTCAAACTTCACGACGGACAGATTACGTACGACGCACTCAAGGAGATGACGTACCTCGATCAGGTCATCAATG AGACTCTCCGCATGTATCCACCGGTGCCGCAATTGATACGCGTCTCAACGCAACCGTACTCGGTGGAGGCAGCAAATGTGACGCTCGACCGAGACACGATGCTGATGGTGCCGATATACGCGATACATCACGATGCAACCCTCTATCCCGACCCGGAACGTTTCGATCCGGACCGGTTTGCACCGGATGCAGTACACTCGAGACACACTCACGCCTTTCTGCCGTTCGGTGACGGGCCACGAAATTGCATCGGTATGCGTTTCGGTTTGCTCGAGGTAAAGTTTGGCATTGTGCAGATGATAAGCAAGCTGCAGTTTACCGTCAGCTCGCGTATGCAGTTACCGATTAGAATGTCCAAATCGGCATCCATCCTGGAGGCCGAAGGTGGTATCTGGTTGAATGCAACCAAGCTGTAA
- the LOC118504405 gene encoding uncharacterized protein LOC118504405 has translation MHEWKDGQAVSTLGLVWEPANDSFSFKVGLPQPAEVLTRSLILSYTASIFDPLGLLGPTIIIAKVFLQRLWSLKENGKAWDWERALPGELQQEWRSFHSTLYSLRELRVPRFISQPTTVSLQLHVFADASQSAYGACCYVRAESTDNIVTVQLLAAKSKVVSLANTHSIARLELCAARLATQLFQKVSRTLPASTMAFCWTDSMTVMYWLDSPPRRWKPFVANRVAQIQEETRIAEWRHVPGCDNPADDISRGLKPEELLNCERWWHGPRWLAYSHDAWPNHPPAVKENDGVIEERATASRIVTVSTRCEFRDKLFERYSSYYRLRRVVAYCLRFMECIKGANKSSRVSCKDAPHIEEKSVPPLTATELRRAELKLCQLAQRDSFAEELKVLAQEKHVSDKSKLKWLSPYIDHTGVLRVGGRLGNADLPEEGRHPAILSAKHPLSVLLAVAYHLQLLHAGPQLLLATLRQRFWLIGGRNLVKAVYHRCHVCFKNKPTLVKQSVADLPTSRVSPTRPFSISGVDYCGPFMLKSPVRNRSPTKAYIAIFVCFATRAVHIELVSDLTTTAFLAALRRFVARRGKVCELHSDNATTFKGAAHELHRVYEMLKKNDDDRRSIINWCSSNEMEWKFIPPRAPHFGGLWEAAVKSAKKHILRTISITSIAQESMLTLIAQVEQCLNSRPLTPLSDDPCDLEPLTPSHFLIGSNMQAIPDVDIRHLPTNRLKEYQLVQRHVQTIWSRWYPEYIQQLQARAKHINNAPVKLEIHQLVIIKEDNLHPTVWPMGRITALHPGKDGVVRVVTLRTAGGKQIVRTANRLALLPRPIDTNEGFV, from the coding sequence ATGCACGAGTGGAAGGATGGTCAAGCTGTTTCGACGCTGGGGCTGGTTTGGGAACCCGCCAacgattcgttttccttcaaggttggccttccacaaccagctgaagtattaacgagaagcttgatcttgtcgtacacggcaagcatattcgacccacttggtttgttgggtccgacaatcatcatcgcgaaagtctttctacaacgtttgtggagtttgaaggagaatggaaaggcttgggattgggaacgtgcactgcccggtgagcttcaACAAGAGTGGAGAAGCTTTCATTCAACGTTATATTCGCTACGCGAATTAAGAGTGCCACGTTTTATCTCCCAACCTACAACGGTCAGCTTGCAATTGCACGTCTTCGCTGATGCGTCACAAAGTGCATATGGTGCGTGCTGTTATGTACGCGCAGAATCGACGGACAACATTGTGACGGTGCAATTGTTAGCAGCGAAGTCGAAAGTGGTTTCATTGGCGAATACGCACTCGATCGCCAGGTTGGAATTGTGCGCCGCACGATTAGCAACCCaactgttccagaaggtgagTCGAACGTTACCGGCATCTACGATGGCCTTTTGTTGGACCGATTCAATGACGGTAATGTATTGGCTGGATTCTCCACCACGTCGATGGAAACCATTTGTCGCCAACCGAGTGGCGCAGATACAGGAAGAAACGCGGATAGCTGAGTGGCGTCACGTTCCTGGTTGTgataatccagcagacgacatatcACGGGGTCTGAAGCCGGAGGAGCTGCTTAATTGTGAACGTTGGTGGCATGGGCCTCGTTGGTTGGCTTACAGTCATGATGCATGGCcaaatcatccaccagcagtGAAGGAGAATGACGGTGTCATCGAAGAACGGGCGACGGCGTCACGGATTGTCACAGTTTCTACGAGGTGTGAGTTCCGTGACAAACTGTTCGAGCGATACTCATCATACTACAGGCTGAGACGAGTTGTAGCTTATTGTTTACGCTTCATGGAGTGCATCAAGGGAGCCAACAAATCATCGAGAGTAAGCTGCAAGGATGCGCCACACATCGAGGAGAAGAgtgttccaccgcttacagccACGGAACTACGTCGGGCCGAACTGAAGTTATGCCAGTTAGCCCAAAGGGATTCGTTCGCGGAGGAGCTAAAGGTTTTAGCTCAAGAGAAGCATGTTTCCGACAaatcgaagctgaagtggttgtcaccgtacatcgaccatactggtgtgttacgcgtcggtggccggctcggaAATGCTGATCTTCCAGAAGAAGGACGACATCCAGCGATTCTCTCGGCGAAGCACCCACTATCGGTGTTATTGGCAGTGGCGTATCATCTTCAACTGTTGCATGCTGGACCGCAACTGTTATTAGCAACACTTCGTCAAAGATTCTGGTTGATTGGTGGGAGGAATCTCGTTAAGGCTGTTTACCACCGGTGTcacgtttgtttcaaaaacaagcCGACTCTCGTGAAACAAAGTGTTGCTGACCTACCAACGTCGAGAGTATCACCGACCAGACCTTTCTCGATCAGTGGAGTGGACTACTGCGGGCCGTTTATGCTGAAATCACCCGTCCGCAATCGGAGTCCGACGAAGGCGTACATCGcaatctttgtttgcttcgcgactagagccgtacacatcgagctagtgagtgatttaactactacggcatttctggcagcactacgtcgttttgtggcacgccgaggcaaggtgtgcgagttacactccgacaacgcgaCAACGTTTAAGGGAGCTGCCCACGAGCTGCATCGCGTGTACGaaatgctgaagaagaacgatgacgatcgccggtctatcatcaattggtgttcgtccaacgaaatggaatggaagttcATTCCCCCAAGGGCCCCTCACTTCGGCGGATTATGGGAAGCGGCAGTCAAGtcggctaaaaaacacattttacgcaCGATAAGTATAACAAGTATCGCCCAAGAAAGTATGCTTACACTTATTGCTCAGgtggagcaatgtttaaattcccgTCCTTTGACCcctttatccgatgatccTTGCGATTTAGAACCATTAACCCCAAGTCATTTTCTAATCGGCAGCAACATGCAAGCAATCCCGGATGTTGACATACGACAccttccgaccaaccgactCAAGGAGTACCAACTCGTGCAGAGGCACGTGCAAACGATCTggtcccgatggtatccggaatacatccaacaactccaagcccgagccaaacacattaacaacgcaccggttaagctggagatccatcagctggttataatcaaggaagataatcttcacccgactgtttggccaatggggcgcattacggcgctgcacccgggcaaggatggtgtcgtgcgtgtagttacgctacgtacggcaggggggaaacaaattgttagaACAGCTAATCGTTTAGCTTTGTTACCACGACCAATCGATACAAACGAGGGATTTGTGTAA
- the LOC118504414 gene encoding putative inactive carboxylesterase 4, giving the protein MWLRAVQLLVLLALTGRGESQDRPTISTSGGQVQGTTESCGLFCTYYSFKGIPYAEPPVGGLRFANPVPHGGWSGVRDASQHGSSCPSPDALPTEAEDCLFVNVYSPSVIGTRPVMVFVHGGAYSGGSGDDALYGARYFMPEDVVIVTFNYRLGVLGFLSTGDNSASGNWAIKDCVEALRWVQSNIVAFGGDPNQVTVFGQSAGGAMVHFLTLSPLTAGLFQRAITHSGSAINSWSLQSNPRAEANRLATALGISTADTAAMVAALRQAPYRNLIAQQQGLNSQGVPLLLRPVDFGPVVEPANAPGPIALDRLPIELLDSGSYRAVPLMAGYVDMDALLFSVAEMITNPGIFDQFNNNPHFLVPFVWNIPEGSAASTAVSQAFRQYYWQSQPLSPAILNEFSVYLTDHQFAYPQLEMAKRHAARSSVYLYQFGYDGDLNLVKQSFGITLPGAVHGDELCYLFEPLSFGAGELPVTSHAVTVRQRMVHQNRF; this is encoded by the exons ATGTGGCTCCGGGCTGTACAATTGCTTGTCTTGCTGGCACTGACTGGCCGTGGGGAGAGTCAG GACCGACCAACCATTAGTACGTCCGGTGGCCAGGTACAGGGAACGACCGAATCGTGTGGTCTGTTCTGCACGTACTATTCCTTCAAGGGCATTCCGTATGCAGAGCCACCGGTCGGTGGGTTGCGTTTTGCAAACCCGGTACCGCACGGTGGATGGTCTGGAGTGCGTGATGCCAGCCAGCATGGCAGTAGCTGTCCCTCGCCGGATGCTCTACCAACCGAGGCCGAAGATTGTCTGTTCGTGAACGTCTACAGTCCGTCAGTGATTGGAACGCGCCCAGTGATGGTGTTTGTGCACGGTGGTGCATACAGTGGCGGTTCCGGTGATGATGCGCTGTACGGAGCGAGGTACTTCATGCCGGAGGATGTGGTTATCGTGACGTTCAACTATCGGCTGGGTGTGCTCGGGTTCCTAAGCACGGGTGATAACAGTGCGTCCGGCAACTGGGCCATTAAGGATTGTGTCGAAGCGTTACGGTGGGTGCAGAGCAATATTGTCGCCTTTGGTGGCGACCCAAACCAGGTAACAGTGTTCGGACAATCGGCCGGTGGTGCAATGGTACACTTCCTGACCCTGTCGCCACTTACGGCTGGATTGTTCCAGCGCGCGATCACTCACAGCGGATCGGCTATTAACTCCTGGTCGCTGCAATCGAATCCACGCGCCGAAGCTAACCGATTGGCGACAGCGCTCGGTATCTCCACAGCCGATACGGCCGCAATGGTGGCGGCACTGCGACAGGCTCCCTACCGAAACCTGATTGCCCAGCAGCAAGGTTTGAACTCGCAGGGTGTTCCACTGCTGCTTCGACCGGTAGATTTTGGTCCCGTCGTCGAACCAGCCAACGCACCCGGTCCCATTGCACTCGACAGATTGCCGATCGAGCTTCTCGATAGTGGATCGTACCGTGCCGTACCGCTGATGGCGGGCTATGTCGACATGGATGCGCTGCTGTTTTCTGTCGCCGAGATGATTACTAATCCGGGCATCTTCGATCAGTTCAATAACAATCCTCATTTTTTGGTGCCATTTGTGTGGAACATTCCGGAGGGTAGTGCAGCATCTACGGCTGTTAGTCAAGCGTTCCGGCAGTACTATTGGCAAAGTCAACCGCTGAGCCCGGCCATACTGAACGAGTTCTCCGTCTATCTTACGGACCATCAGTTTGCGTATCCGCAGCTCGAAATGGCCAAGCGGCATGCGGCTCGATCGTCGGTATATCTGTACCAGTTCGGGTACGATGGTGATCTAAACTTGGTGAAACAGTCTTTCGGCATTACGCTACCGGGTGCGGTGCACGGTGACGAGCTATGCTATCTGTTCGAACCATTATCGTTCGGCGCTGGAGAGCTGCCCGTTACGAGCCATGCTGTCACGGTACGCCAGCGTATGGTACATCAGAATCGCTTCTAG
- the LOC118504415 gene encoding probable cytochrome P450 6a13, with translation MLIVEFWIALGTTVLLLVGFGMCLILDKRRSVWVDRRFPSTGRTGVLYGDYKAAGRTEHRMHTTQRLYRGFKARKLPIGGAVRYLTPCVIQTDPRLMQHVLSEEFVKLSRGNATASATFENWWNTFEDEHFESLIGVVTDESVQITETLQSSKTPVDIKAITELFVAKALTRCIFGKRYEDDSHMLPLSEKLAKQPSGIVWDVLSNAFPNKRFTKVLRKVLNHVQEYPVILEELVSSISTASTTDANFLKYMKQEEQRTPATDRLGFEDTKSVMLELVQNVFFIASGTIIACLFEMGHNQKIQTNLHKVLKRSGDSMVDYLDRVIGETLRKYPPIDEISFVTGANNRLPSGDLVVPRNTKVIIPIYALHHDAEFYPDPNRFDPERPVLRSRKESLLYRPLGGVPFPIGSNLALLIVRVGLGKILTECTVRLSSETPATLLISPNQPIPYPSGRVELLINRAS, from the exons ATGCTGATCGTGGAGTTTTGGATCGCTCTCGGTACCacggtgctgctgttggttggttttgggaTGTGCTTGATACTGGACAAGCGGCGATCGGTTTGGGTTGATCGTCGGTTTCCTAGCACCGGCAGGACGGGTGTACTGTACGGTGACTATAAGGCTGCAGGACGTACGGAGCATCGTATGCACACGACCCAACGGTTATACCGAGGGTTTAAGGCGAGAAAATTGCCCATCGGAGGAGCGGTGAGATATTTAACACCGTGCGTCATACAGACCGATCCACGTTTGATGCAGCATGTACTGAGTGAAGAATTTGTGAAGCTGAGCAGGGGTAATGCAACAGCAAGTGCTACGTTCGAAAACTGGTGGAATACGTTTGAGGATGAACATTTCGAATCGTTGATTGGCGTGGTGACGGACGAGAGCGTCCAGATAACGGAAACGTTACAATCGTCCAAAACACCTGTTGATATAAAAGCAATCACGGAGCTGTTTGTGGCAAAAGCGTTAACGAGGTGTATATTTGGGAAGAGGTACGAGGACGATAGTCACATGCTGCCGTTATCAGAAAAACTAGCCAAACAACCCTCTGGCATTGTTTGGGATGTGTTATCGAATGCTTTCCCGAACAAGCGATTTACGAAAGTGTTACGGAAGGTGTTAAACCATGTCCAAGAATATCCTGTTATTCTTGAGGAGCTAGTTAGCTCCATCTCAACTGCCAGCACCACGGACGCTAACTTCCTGAAGTACATGAAACAAGAGGAACAGCGCACGCCAGCAACTGATCGGTTGGGGTTTGAAGATACAAAGTCGGTAATGCTGGAATTAGTGCAGAACGTGTTTTTCATAGCATCTGGCACAATAATTGCTTGCCTGTTTGAGATGGGTCACAAtcaaaaaattcaaacgaaCTTGCACAAGGTACTGAAGCGATCGGGTGATTCTATGGTCGATTATCTGGACAGGGTTATTGGAG AAACACTTCGCAAATATCCCCCCATAGATGAGATATCGTTTGTGACCGGTGCCAACAATCGACTTCCTAGTGGTGATTTGGTGGTGCCAAGGAATACGAAAGTGATCATCCCTATTTATGCACTGCATCACGATGCTGAATTCTACCCGGATCCGAACCGGTTCGATCCAGAGCGACCCGTGCTAAGATCAAGAAAAGAGTCACTTCTCTACCGGCCTCTCGGTGGTGTGCCATTCCCCATAGGGTCGAACTTGGCCCTGCTGATAGTTCGTGTCGGGTTGGGCAAAATTTTGACCGAGTGTACCGTGCGCTTAAGTTCGGAAACTCCAGCGACGTTGCTGATATCACCCAATCAACCGATACCGTACCCCAGTGGACGTGTTGAGTTATTGATAAACCGTGCCTCGTAA
- the LOC118504410 gene encoding probable cytochrome P450 6a14: protein MELINAVLAAFIFIVSTVYLFIRNKHNYWKDNGFPYAPNPHFLFGHAKGQTQTRHAADIHQELYKKFKQLGERYVGMSQFIVPSVLVIDPELVKTILVKDFNVFHDHGVFNNAKDDPLSAHLFALEGNPWRLLRQKLTPTFTSGRMKQMFGTIWDVALELDKYMEENYNQPEIEMKDVLSRFTTDVIGTCAFGIECNSLRTPESDFRKYGNKAFELNPIIILKLFLSSSYPGLIRKLRLKITYNDVEAFFMKIVRETVNYRESNNVKRNDFMNLLLQIKNKGKLDDNDDGTVGKGEVGMTEAELAAQAFVFFLAGFETSSTTQSFCLYELAKNPDIQERLRQEINQAIDENDGQVTYDVAMSIQYLDNVINETLRKYPPVESLSRVPSVDYLIPGTKHVIPKRTLVQIPVHAIQRDPDHYPDPERFDPDRFTPEEVKKRHPFTFIPFGEGPRICIGLRFGVMQTKVGLITLLRKFRFSPSARTPDRVTFDPKMITLSPSAGNYLKVEKL from the exons ATGGAGCTCATTAACGCGGTGCTGGCCGCATTTATCTTCATCGTGTCGACGGTGTACCTGTTCATACGCAACAAGCACAACTATTGGAAGGACAACGGATTTCCGTACGCACCGAATCCACACTTTTTGTTTGGCCATGCGAAAGGACAAACGCAGACCCGGCATGCAGCCGACATCCATCAGGAGCTGTACAAGAAGTTTAAGCAGCTCGGTGAACGGTACGTGGGCATGAGCCAGTTCATCGTACCTTCGGTGCTCGTGATCGATCCGGAGCTGGTGAAGACGATCCTGGTGAAGGACTTTAATGTGTTCCACGATCACGGTGTGTTCAACAACGCGAAAGACGATCCACTATCAGCGCATCTGTTTGCCCTGGAGGGCAATCCGTGGCGTTTGTTGCGTCAGAAGCTTACGCCCACCTTTACGTCTGGCCGGATGAAGCAAATGTTTGGTACGATATGGGATGTGGCACTCGAGCTGGATAAGTATATGGAGGAAAACTACAACCAGCCGGAGATCGAGATGAAGGATGTGTTGAGCCGCTTTACGACCGATGTGATCGGTACGTGTGCGTTCGGGATTGAGTGTAATTCGCTTCGGACACCAGAATCGGATTTCCGCAAGTACGGCAACAAAGCGTTCGAGCTTAATCCGATCattattttaaagcttttccTGTCCTCGTCATATCCGGGACTGATTCGGAAGCTCCGCTTGAAGATCACTTACAATGATgtggaagcatttttcatGAAGATTGTGCGCGAGACAGTTAATTACCGGGAGTCGAACAACGTAAAGCGGAACGACTTTATGAACCTGTTGCTGCAGATCAAAAACAAGGGCAAGCTGGACGACAATGATGATGGAACGGTTGGCAAGGGTGAGGTCGGTATGACAGAAGCGGAACTAGCGGCACAGgcatttgtgtttttcttggcCGGGTTCGAAACATCATCCACCACGCAGAGCTTCTGTCTGTACGAGCTGGCAAAAAACCCGGACATTCAGGAGCGTCTACGGCAGGAAATTAATCAAGCAATCGACGAAAACGATGGACAGGTGACGTACGACGTCGCCATGAGCATACAGTATCTGGATAATGTGATAAACG AAACACTTCGAAAGTACCCGCCGGTAGAGTCGTTGAGCCGTGTACCATCGGTTGACTATCTCATTCCCGGCACGAAACATGTGATACCGAAAAGAACGCTAGTGCAAATTCCGGTTCACGCCATTCAGCGGGACCCAGACCACTACCCCGACCCGGAACGGTTCGATCCGGATCGTTTCACACCGGAGGAGGTGAAGAAGCGCCATCCGTTCACGTTCATTCCGTTCGGCGAGGGTCCTCGTATTTGCATCGGGTTGCGATTTGGTGTGATGCAGACCAAGGTGGGCTTGATAACGCTGCTGCGAAAGTTCCGATTTTCGCCGTCAGCCCGAACGCCGGACCGCGTAACGTTCGATCCGAAAATGATCACCCTGTCCCCGAGTGCGGGCAATTACTTGAAGGTGGAAAAGTTGTAA